A stretch of the bacterium genome encodes the following:
- a CDS encoding dienelactone hydrolase family protein translates to MKSLAFSILFMLGVSMAAASVSSTYVEYQVDGKTYEAYVAWNTQQQGIRPGVLVFHEWWGLNDYAKQRARELANLGFVAFAADMFGKGVSTTKADEAGALAGPFYQDRSLFAKLAKAAYDEMLKQPNVDASRTAAIGFCFGGTCALELARSGADLNGIVSFHGNLSNPTPETAKNIKGRVLVLHGADDPFVPAEQVDAFKKEMDEAKVNYKFVAYPFAVHAFTNPNADKAGLNGVAYNEEADKASMEEMRAFFRELFTEPK, encoded by the coding sequence GTGAAATCACTTGCTTTTTCCATCCTGTTCATGCTGGGAGTTTCCATGGCGGCCGCGTCGGTCTCGTCAACGTATGTTGAATATCAAGTCGACGGCAAGACTTACGAGGCGTATGTGGCCTGGAATACGCAGCAGCAGGGGATCCGCCCCGGAGTGCTTGTGTTTCATGAATGGTGGGGTTTGAACGACTACGCCAAACAGCGGGCGCGTGAATTGGCCAATCTCGGTTTTGTGGCGTTTGCCGCCGATATGTTTGGCAAAGGCGTTTCGACCACCAAGGCAGACGAGGCCGGAGCGCTGGCCGGACCATTTTATCAGGACCGCAGCCTATTTGCCAAGCTTGCCAAAGCCGCATACGATGAGATGCTGAAGCAGCCGAATGTGGATGCGTCGCGGACGGCGGCAATCGGATTCTGTTTCGGCGGGACGTGTGCGCTCGAACTTGCGCGCAGCGGAGCGGATCTGAACGGCATCGTGAGCTTTCACGGGAATTTGAGCAACCCGACTCCGGAGACCGCGAAGAACATTAAAGGCAGAGTGCTGGTCCTGCACGGCGCGGACGATCCGTTTGTGCCTGCCGAGCAGGTTGATGCCTTTAAGAAGGAGATGGACGAGGCCAAGGTGAATTACAAGTTTGTCGCGTATCCGTTCGCGGTGCATGCCTTCACGAATCCCAATGCGGACAAGGCCGGACTGAACGGCGTCGCCTATAATGAAGAGGCGGACAAGGCTTCGATGGAAGAGATGCGCGCCTTCTTCCGTGAGTTATTCACCGAGCCAAAGTAA
- a CDS encoding inorganic diphosphatase: MKLHELPSGRRVPNEIYVVVEVPYGHRNKYEYDSDLGAIVLDRPLFSPVHYPGDYGFVPGTLAEDGDPLDVLVLVKTPTFPGCVVAARPLGVLMMEDEKGSDEKLLAVPVTDPTFETYHSLSDVPPHFLREMDHFFRVYKELEGKHVSSIGWQDRWQAEQIIKDCIKRAKGKSASAKRKSATKAVKSKSRKVSK; the protein is encoded by the coding sequence TTGAAGCTCCATGAATTGCCGTCCGGGCGGCGCGTTCCCAATGAAATTTACGTTGTGGTGGAAGTTCCATACGGCCATCGCAATAAGTATGAGTACGACAGTGACCTCGGAGCGATCGTACTCGACCGGCCACTCTTTTCACCGGTGCACTATCCGGGAGACTACGGTTTTGTGCCGGGCACTCTGGCGGAAGACGGTGATCCGCTCGACGTGCTCGTGTTGGTGAAAACTCCGACGTTTCCGGGCTGTGTCGTCGCCGCGCGACCGCTGGGCGTGCTGATGATGGAAGACGAGAAAGGCAGCGACGAAAAGCTGCTTGCCGTGCCCGTGACGGATCCGACTTTTGAGACATATCACAGTCTGTCGGATGTTCCGCCGCACTTTCTGCGTGAGATGGACCACTTCTTTCGTGTGTACAAGGAGCTCGAAGGCAAGCACGTTTCATCTATTGGCTGGCAGGATCGCTGGCAGGCCGAACAGATTATCAAGGATTGCATTAAGCGCGCGAAAGGGAAATCCGCATCGGCAAAGCGCAAGAGTGCAACAAAAGCCGTCAAGTCGAAGTCAAGAAAGGTATCGAAGTGA
- a CDS encoding SDR family oxidoreductase gives MAVVLITGCSSGFGKLAAQDFAQAGHTVFASMRDPGERNQSIAAELSALPNVHVIELDVTDELSVERAVDNIHAHSELDVVVHNAGLGVNGVAEGSTAEQLEHIMNVNLIGVHRLNRAVLPKMRARRRGLLIYVSSGLGRTVLPYMSAYCASKYALEAYAESLSYELTTHGIDSTILQPGAFPTKFRASILTPDDAERVAEYPIETDEAQRVHNNVVEMLRSEMAPDPHEVTGMMLRVVEMPAGERPLRVALRKDSGGLKMINQICGEVQGALLRGMGLPHRVPKRPQL, from the coding sequence ATGGCGGTTGTGTTGATTACGGGCTGTTCGTCCGGCTTCGGCAAGCTGGCCGCGCAGGACTTTGCGCAGGCGGGTCATACCGTATTCGCAAGCATGCGCGATCCGGGCGAGCGAAATCAGAGCATCGCCGCCGAACTTTCCGCTTTGCCGAACGTGCATGTGATCGAGTTGGATGTCACGGATGAGCTGTCCGTCGAACGCGCGGTAGACAACATCCACGCTCACTCCGAATTGGACGTGGTCGTGCATAACGCGGGACTCGGCGTGAATGGCGTGGCGGAAGGCAGCACAGCGGAGCAGCTTGAGCACATCATGAATGTCAATCTGATCGGCGTGCATCGTCTGAACCGCGCGGTGCTGCCCAAGATGCGGGCGCGGAGACGCGGGTTACTCATTTATGTTTCGAGCGGACTGGGGCGGACGGTGCTGCCGTACATGTCGGCTTACTGCGCAAGCAAATACGCGCTCGAAGCCTACGCCGAATCGCTGTCTTATGAATTGACGACTCACGGGATTGATTCGACTATCCTGCAGCCGGGAGCGTTTCCGACCAAGTTTCGCGCGAGTATTCTGACTCCGGACGATGCAGAGCGGGTCGCGGAGTATCCGATTGAAACGGACGAAGCGCAGCGTGTGCATAACAATGTGGTGGAGATGCTGCGGAGCGAAATGGCGCCGGATCCGCACGAGGTGACGGGAATGATGCTGCGTGTCGTGGAGATGCCGGCAGGCGAACGTCCGCTGCGCGTGGCATTGCGCAAAGACTCCGGCGGACTGAAAATGATTAATCAAATCTGCGGTGAAGTGCAAGGCGCACTCCTGCGCGGCATGGGATTACCTCATCGTGTGCCGAAGCGGCCGCAACTATAA
- a CDS encoding TerC family protein: MSFEFETIKWVIFTVGILALLLLDLGVFHKRPHAVNHKEAMGWVVFWFLLAMSYCGFVWWWKGERTAIEFLTGYIIEASLSVDNIFVFILIFSYFKVPAEYQHRVLFWGIIGALVMRGIMIGVGTALIQNFEWIIYVFGAFLIFTGIRMAVTDEHGVDPEKNPAVRMLRKFMPVTTKYHGKKFFVMENGVRHATPLMVALLVVELSDVIFAVDSIPAVFAVTRDPFVVFTSNVFAILGLRSLYFALSGVMHKFRYLKYGLSIVLTFVGVKMLLGHTAYAIPIGWSLGVVAGVLTTSVILSLVIPERKAK; this comes from the coding sequence ATGAGCTTTGAATTCGAAACCATTAAGTGGGTAATCTTCACGGTCGGGATTCTGGCGTTATTGCTGCTCGACCTCGGAGTTTTCCACAAACGGCCGCACGCAGTAAACCACAAGGAAGCCATGGGCTGGGTGGTGTTCTGGTTTCTGCTGGCCATGAGCTATTGCGGGTTTGTCTGGTGGTGGAAAGGAGAACGCACCGCCATTGAGTTTCTGACCGGGTACATTATCGAGGCATCGCTTTCGGTCGATAATATATTCGTCTTCATTCTGATCTTTTCCTACTTCAAGGTTCCCGCGGAATATCAGCACCGCGTGCTGTTCTGGGGAATCATCGGCGCGCTGGTCATGCGCGGGATCATGATCGGAGTCGGGACCGCGCTGATCCAGAATTTCGAATGGATCATTTACGTCTTCGGTGCGTTTCTGATCTTCACGGGAATCCGGATGGCGGTGACGGACGAGCACGGCGTGGACCCCGAGAAGAATCCGGCGGTCAGGATGCTTCGCAAGTTCATGCCGGTGACGACGAAGTATCACGGGAAAAAGTTCTTTGTCATGGAAAACGGCGTCCGCCACGCGACGCCGCTGATGGTCGCCTTGCTGGTCGTGGAACTCTCGGATGTCATTTTTGCAGTGGATTCGATTCCGGCGGTGTTCGCCGTCACGCGTGACCCGTTCGTGGTGTTTACGTCCAACGTGTTCGCGATTCTCGGACTGCGCTCACTCTACTTCGCACTGTCGGGGGTGATGCACAAGTTCCGTTACCTGAAGTACGGGCTGTCGATCGTGCTGACCTTTGTTGGTGTGAAAATGCTGTTGGGACACACGGCGTATGCGATTCCGATCGGCTGGTCGCTCGGCGTGGTGGCGGGAGTGCTGACCACCTCGGTGATTCTCTCGCTGGTGATCCCCGAACGAAAGGCGAAGTAG
- a CDS encoding methyltransferase domain-containing protein has protein sequence MGSGERQASFWGPSARLWREKHEAYSLPLAEWVLERVLNGHAVHLLDAGCGSGGALELAAQRGARVTGTDVAREMLELCKERVPQGEFVVADSENLPFGDNTFDAVIAVNSLQFTETPENALREFARVAKPGAKTGVVCFGAAEHSEFATVGAAVRKLFKDPPQVEGPFSLSPPEKLYEVIARAGLRVVESDDIDLTREFESFDVFWGTQAGTGATRYSVSVLGEELVRETMRQASAPFIGADGAVRFRNRFHVVIVQ, from the coding sequence ATGGGTTCAGGCGAACGACAGGCGAGTTTCTGGGGGCCGAGTGCGCGGCTGTGGCGGGAGAAGCACGAAGCGTACAGCCTGCCGCTGGCGGAGTGGGTGCTTGAGCGAGTGCTGAACGGACACGCGGTGCATTTGCTCGATGCGGGCTGCGGTTCGGGGGGAGCGCTTGAACTTGCCGCACAACGCGGTGCGCGTGTGACGGGAACAGATGTCGCCCGTGAAATGCTGGAGCTGTGCAAAGAGCGAGTGCCACAGGGCGAGTTTGTTGTGGCCGACTCTGAGAATCTGCCGTTTGGGGACAACACCTTTGACGCAGTCATTGCAGTTAACTCGCTGCAATTCACCGAGACGCCGGAAAACGCTCTGCGCGAATTTGCGCGGGTGGCAAAGCCGGGCGCGAAGACAGGTGTTGTTTGTTTTGGAGCGGCGGAACATTCCGAATTCGCAACAGTGGGCGCGGCAGTGCGTAAGCTGTTCAAGGACCCGCCGCAAGTCGAAGGGCCGTTTTCGCTGTCGCCTCCGGAAAAACTCTACGAAGTGATTGCACGTGCAGGATTGCGGGTGGTCGAGTCGGACGATATTGACTTGACACGGGAGTTTGAGAGTTTCGATGTATTCTGGGGGACGCAGGCGGGAACGGGTGCGACGCGCTATTCCGTCAGCGTGCTGGGCGAAGAGCTGGTGCGCGAAACGATGCGGCAGGCCAGTGCGCCGTTCATCGGAGCGGACGGGGCCGTGCGCTTCCGGAACAGATTTCATGTTGTGATTGTTCAATAG
- a CDS encoding META domain-containing protein has translation MKTILIFLSLAVLFFGCQKAREARELKKQHQAEAVPMSGMLRYMADAASLVDCATNEQYVVKFKGDWLEVERAYVSMRLNGAPTYVEFRGRMENDTTDGRVHAGVVIEEILNMRPDTSCLKKPEEAVPDTTTAVPAPVAERPTLPTDTAAQVKPQKRAEPTLINKRWKLVQMNGESITVTDEFRTEPYITLAARSDKMTGSGGCNRFGCKYTIEGEKVSFSGFASTKMMCPEAMKIEEPFLRELAVVNGYKFEGDNGMWLTRDGKRVMKFEAVNPK, from the coding sequence ATGAAGACAATTCTCATATTCCTTTCACTTGCGGTTCTGTTCTTCGGTTGTCAGAAGGCGCGCGAAGCGCGGGAGCTGAAGAAGCAGCATCAGGCGGAAGCGGTGCCGATGAGCGGGATGCTTCGTTACATGGCGGATGCGGCGTCGCTGGTGGACTGCGCGACGAACGAGCAGTATGTCGTGAAGTTCAAGGGGGATTGGCTGGAGGTGGAGCGGGCTTACGTCAGTATGCGGCTGAACGGCGCGCCGACCTATGTGGAATTTCGCGGCCGGATGGAAAACGACACGACGGACGGACGCGTGCACGCGGGTGTGGTGATAGAAGAGATTCTGAACATGCGTCCGGACACAAGCTGTTTGAAGAAGCCCGAGGAGGCTGTGCCGGATACCACGACGGCGGTTCCCGCACCGGTGGCCGAACGGCCAACGTTGCCGACGGATACTGCGGCGCAAGTGAAACCGCAGAAGCGCGCGGAACCGACGCTCATCAATAAGCGTTGGAAGCTCGTGCAGATGAACGGCGAGAGTATTACGGTGACGGACGAATTCAGGACTGAACCGTATATCACATTGGCGGCGCGTTCGGACAAGATGACGGGCAGCGGAGGCTGCAACCGTTTTGGCTGCAAGTATACAATTGAGGGCGAGAAAGTGTCCTTTAGTGGATTCGCTTCGACCAAGATGATGTGCCCGGAAGCGATGAAGATAGAAGAACCGTTTTTGCGGGAGCTTGCGGTGGTGAACGGCTACAAATTCGAAGGTGACAACGGGATGTGGCTGACACGGGACGGCAAGCGTGTGATGAAGTTTGAAGCGGTGAATCCGAAATAA
- a CDS encoding HNH endonuclease gives MSIFYQSIGKKGQWNVACSITNGRNDSFRQFTMADIADQVSAGMLIRIESALKDFSVDSFQIWGSTMDQGGEIAKADPGDYLFLIRNMKIENGIEAVAEVPWCCRILSPCLESKSLSMKLWKTDEYPNIVLVESSFVDLKWSELREMLGYQDKRYDPAKKLRKYDKSKNWKHSSRFKEFASPEALAEHFWSISVARTRVKKIADEAPDSTAVVTQAPIEQIAEQELHAEGSFGACCEGAIQRIEVDRRERDSRIRRLAIEIALRDSAGKLRCQACKMSFEEAYGELGRDFIEAHHIDPLSNGAREIDLSDEASVKDYIALLCSNCHRMIHRGREMLTVEELRKIVEDARRRNS, from the coding sequence ATGTCCATATTTTATCAGTCCATCGGCAAAAAGGGGCAATGGAATGTCGCTTGCTCGATTACAAATGGCAGGAACGATAGTTTCCGTCAGTTTACAATGGCGGACATAGCGGACCAAGTGTCGGCTGGTATGCTGATCCGTATTGAGTCTGCATTGAAAGACTTTTCTGTTGACTCCTTTCAGATCTGGGGATCAACGATGGACCAAGGGGGAGAAATCGCGAAGGCAGACCCAGGCGATTACCTGTTCTTGATACGAAACATGAAGATAGAGAATGGTATTGAGGCAGTAGCTGAAGTACCATGGTGCTGCAGGATATTAAGTCCGTGCTTAGAGTCGAAAAGTCTTTCGATGAAGCTATGGAAAACAGATGAATACCCCAACATTGTTCTTGTTGAGTCAAGTTTCGTCGACCTCAAGTGGAGTGAATTGAGGGAGATGTTAGGCTATCAAGATAAGCGATATGATCCAGCGAAGAAGCTTCGGAAGTACGATAAGTCAAAGAACTGGAAGCATTCGTCCAGGTTCAAGGAGTTTGCGTCGCCCGAGGCCTTGGCTGAACATTTCTGGTCAATTTCAGTGGCGCGCACACGCGTTAAGAAGATCGCAGACGAGGCTCCCGACTCGACAGCGGTTGTGACGCAAGCTCCAATTGAACAAATAGCAGAGCAAGAATTACATGCAGAAGGATCATTTGGAGCATGTTGCGAGGGTGCTATACAAAGAATAGAGGTAGATCGGCGCGAACGAGATTCAAGAATACGGCGTTTAGCGATTGAGATCGCACTACGAGATAGTGCTGGCAAACTTCGATGTCAAGCTTGCAAAATGTCCTTTGAAGAAGCCTACGGTGAACTAGGCAGAGACTTCATCGAAGCACACCATATCGACCCGCTCTCAAACGGCGCAAGGGAAATAGATCTGAGTGACGAGGCCTCAGTAAAGGACTATATTGCTCTATTATGTTCCAACTGCCACCGTATGATACATCGAGGACGTGAAATGCTGACCGTTGAGGAGTTGCGCAAGATTGTTGAAGATGCGCGCCGCAGGAATTCCTGA
- a CDS encoding glutamate mutase L: MSTKKPSEITTILATDCGSTTTKAILIEKQGDEYRLVCRGEAPTTVEAPFEDVTKGVLNAISEIGEIMGREFTEKDGIIKTKTGDRGCDTYISTSSAGGGLQMMVSGVVKAMTAESAERAALGAGAIVMDTMASNDGRLPHQKIERIRKLRPDMILLSGGIDGGTTKHVIELAELLKAARPRPRLGSSYKLPVIYAGNKEARDEIKRVLGEEVDLLIVDNLRPVLERENLGPARDAIHDLFMEHVMAQAPGYRKLMAWTDAPIMPTPGAVGDIMQRVAKARDITLVGVDIGGATTDVFSIFRVPGTETRETVFNRTVSANLGMSYSVMNVLAEAGIENILRWVPFEIDERELRNRIANKMIRPTTIPQTKQELQIEQAIAREALRLAFVQHKNFATSLKGIQQERTISDTFDQTGSGETVVNMMDLNIIVGSGGVLSHAPRRSQAAHMMIDAFQPEGVTELAVDSIFMMPHLGVLASVHEEAAIQVFEKDCLVRLGTCVCPVGKGKEGRPCVTVTGTLPNGQTFNESVPFGELNLYPLGPGQEIKAKIKPEKGFDVGAGAGKEIEATLQGGVVGLIIDTRGRPLELSPQTENRVAKIQKWTKIQDFILEGADDHGVATVRK, translated from the coding sequence ATGAGCACAAAGAAACCTTCCGAGATTACGACGATTCTGGCGACGGACTGCGGTTCGACGACGACGAAAGCCATTTTGATTGAGAAGCAGGGAGATGAGTACCGGCTGGTGTGTCGCGGCGAGGCGCCGACGACCGTAGAAGCGCCGTTTGAGGACGTGACGAAGGGCGTGCTCAACGCAATATCGGAAATCGGTGAAATCATGGGGCGCGAATTCACCGAGAAAGACGGCATCATCAAAACCAAAACGGGCGACCGCGGCTGCGACACGTATATCTCGACGTCGTCGGCAGGCGGCGGATTGCAGATGATGGTGTCGGGTGTGGTGAAGGCGATGACCGCCGAATCGGCGGAGCGCGCGGCGCTTGGCGCGGGAGCGATTGTGATGGACACGATGGCCTCGAACGACGGACGGCTGCCGCATCAGAAGATTGAGCGGATTCGCAAACTGCGTCCGGACATGATTCTGCTCTCGGGTGGAATTGACGGCGGGACGACGAAGCACGTGATTGAACTTGCGGAACTCCTGAAAGCCGCGCGACCGCGTCCGCGTTTGGGTTCGTCGTATAAGCTGCCGGTGATTTATGCGGGCAACAAAGAGGCGCGCGACGAAATCAAGCGCGTGCTCGGCGAAGAGGTGGATTTGCTGATCGTGGACAATCTGCGTCCGGTGCTCGAGCGTGAGAATCTCGGTCCGGCACGTGATGCGATTCACGACCTGTTCATGGAGCACGTGATGGCGCAGGCGCCGGGCTATCGCAAGCTGATGGCGTGGACGGATGCTCCGATCATGCCGACGCCGGGCGCGGTGGGAGATATTATGCAGCGGGTGGCGAAGGCGCGGGACATCACGCTGGTCGGTGTGGACATCGGCGGCGCGACGACGGACGTGTTTTCGATTTTCCGAGTGCCGGGAACGGAGACGCGCGAGACGGTGTTCAACCGCACGGTGTCGGCGAATCTGGGTATGAGCTATTCGGTGATGAACGTGCTGGCCGAAGCGGGAATCGAGAATATCCTACGCTGGGTGCCGTTTGAGATTGACGAGCGGGAGCTGCGCAACCGTATCGCGAACAAGATGATTCGACCGACGACAATTCCGCAGACGAAGCAGGAGCTGCAGATCGAGCAGGCCATCGCCAGAGAAGCATTGCGGCTGGCGTTTGTTCAGCATAAGAATTTCGCGACATCACTCAAGGGTATTCAGCAGGAGCGGACGATTTCCGACACCTTCGACCAGACCGGTTCGGGCGAGACGGTAGTGAACATGATGGATTTGAATATCATCGTGGGGTCGGGCGGAGTGCTGTCGCACGCGCCGCGCCGCAGTCAGGCCGCGCATATGATGATTGACGCATTTCAGCCGGAGGGTGTGACGGAGCTTGCGGTGGACTCGATTTTCATGATGCCGCATCTGGGTGTGCTGGCGAGCGTGCACGAAGAGGCCGCGATTCAGGTGTTCGAGAAGGACTGTCTGGTGCGGCTGGGGACGTGCGTGTGTCCGGTGGGCAAGGGCAAGGAAGGCCGGCCGTGTGTGACGGTGACGGGGACGCTGCCGAACGGACAGACGTTTAATGAAAGCGTGCCGTTCGGTGAATTGAATCTCTATCCGCTTGGACCGGGACAGGAAATCAAGGCGAAAATCAAACCTGAAAAAGGTTTTGACGTCGGCGCGGGCGCGGGCAAGGAAATCGAAGCGACGCTGCAGGGCGGGGTTGTCGGATTGATTATCGACACGCGCGGGCGTCCGCTTGAATTGTCGCCGCAGACGGAGAATCGCGTGGCGAAGATTCAGAAGTGGACGAAGATTCAGGACTTCATTCTGGAAGGTGCGGACGACCACGGTGTGGCGACGGTGAGGAAGTAG
- a CDS encoding ferredoxin, protein MSKYKITIDKNRCVGSTLCMMEAPDIFGLDPERQAQVIDPETLDDEGVLAAAHACPMLAILVEEKETGQRVWPRS, encoded by the coding sequence ATGTCCAAATACAAGATTACGATAGACAAGAACCGCTGTGTGGGTTCGACACTGTGCATGATGGAAGCGCCGGATATTTTCGGGCTGGATCCAGAGCGTCAAGCACAGGTGATTGATCCGGAGACGCTCGACGACGAGGGGGTGCTGGCTGCGGCGCACGCCTGCCCGATGCTGGCGATTCTGGTCGAGGAGAAGGAGACGGGACAACGGGTGTGGCCGAGGAGTTAG